A region from the Cystobacter ferrugineus genome encodes:
- a CDS encoding ExbD/TolR family protein, with the protein MAGGTQPRSGIIEGINVTPLVDIMLVLLVIFMVTTKLVDSPALPLDLPQASQSEQVQTVLAISITANGQLWVDGQATPEEALKQKTQEALARDPELRAVIQADGSVPHRLVISVLDRLKESGLTRVAFGTVQPPAASEGDERAKP; encoded by the coding sequence ATGGCCGGTGGAACCCAACCCCGGAGCGGGATCATCGAGGGCATCAACGTCACCCCGCTCGTCGACATCATGCTGGTGCTGCTCGTCATCTTCATGGTCACCACGAAGCTCGTCGACAGCCCCGCCCTGCCGCTGGATCTGCCCCAGGCCTCCCAGAGCGAGCAGGTGCAGACGGTGCTCGCCATCTCCATCACCGCCAACGGCCAGTTGTGGGTGGATGGCCAGGCGACACCGGAAGAAGCCCTGAAGCAGAAGACCCAGGAGGCACTCGCTCGGGATCCCGAGCTGCGCGCCGTCATCCAGGCGGATGGCTCCGTCCCCCACCGGCTGGTCATCTCCGTGCTCGATCGGCTGAAGGAATCGGGCCTCACCCGGGTGGCGTTCGGCACGGTGCAGCCCCCGGCGGCAAGCGAGGGAGACGAGCGTGCGAAGCCCTGA
- a CDS encoding MotA/TolQ/ExbB proton channel family protein, with product MPIVEIIKNVFVQWGANWVLWLLFALSLASFGVIVERWLVFRGKQDGLRELTQTLESSLASGDFAGALGKLEGRTSLGAMVARAGLRLAPRGLMAADKGMQSALAIERSVLENRLAYLGTLGNNAPFVGLFGTVIGVLLAFEALGHAPSGAGGHTPQVASNAVMAAIAEALVATAVGIGVALPAVAAYNYFQRRITRMLADAEALTNLVLAYLSAREQGSAGGERAEEDTPTDVPLQASAREPKHARGVV from the coding sequence ATGCCTATCGTTGAAATCATCAAGAACGTCTTCGTGCAGTGGGGGGCCAACTGGGTGTTGTGGTTGCTGTTCGCGCTGTCCCTGGCCAGCTTCGGCGTCATCGTCGAGCGCTGGCTCGTCTTCCGCGGCAAGCAGGACGGCCTGCGCGAGCTGACCCAGACGCTCGAGTCGTCGCTGGCCAGTGGGGACTTCGCCGGAGCGCTCGGGAAGCTCGAGGGGCGCACGTCCCTGGGCGCGATGGTGGCCCGCGCCGGGCTGCGGCTCGCTCCCCGCGGGCTGATGGCCGCCGACAAGGGCATGCAGAGCGCGCTCGCCATCGAGCGCTCCGTCCTGGAGAACCGGCTGGCCTACCTGGGCACGCTGGGCAACAACGCCCCCTTCGTGGGGCTGTTCGGCACCGTCATCGGCGTGCTGCTCGCCTTCGAGGCGCTGGGCCACGCGCCGAGCGGCGCGGGCGGCCACACGCCCCAGGTCGCCTCCAACGCCGTCATGGCCGCCATCGCCGAGGCCCTGGTGGCCACCGCCGTGGGCATCGGCGTCGCCCTGCCCGCGGTCGCCGCCTACAACTACTTCCAGCGGCGCATCACCCGCATGCTCGCGGACGCCGAGGCCCTCACCAACCTCGTGCTGGCCTACCTGTCCGCCCGCGAGCAGGGCAGCGCCGGAGGCGAGCGCGCCGAGGAGGACACCCCCACGGACGTGCCGCTCCAGGCCAGCGCCCGCGAGCCCAAGCACGCGCGAGGGGTGGTGTAG